The following proteins come from a genomic window of Mustela nigripes isolate SB6536 unplaced genomic scaffold, MUSNIG.SB6536 HiC_scaffold_76, whole genome shotgun sequence:
- the LOC132008217 gene encoding prothrombin has protein sequence MAHIRGLWAAGCLALAVLLSLVRSQHVFLAPQQALSLLRRVPRANSGFLEELRKGNLERECVEEQCSHEEAFEALESVTITEMFWSKYIACESVRKPREKLIECLDGSCAEGLGMNYRGNVSVTRSGIECQLWRSRYPHKPDINSTTHPGADLQENFCRNPDGSTSGPWCYTTDPTVRMEECSVPVCGQGGVTVPATPRSRGSTVNLSPPSDACIPERGRYYQGRQAVTAHGSPCLAWASSQAKALSKDQDFNPAVPLVENFCRNPDGDEEGAWCYVSEEPGGFEYCDLDYCEEPVEEVDEDALSVDPDAAIEGRTGEGEFQPFFNEKTFGAGEADCGLRPLFEKKLVKDKTEHELLESYIDGRIVKGWDAEIGLAPWQVMLFRKSPQELLCGASLISDRWVLTAAHCLLYPPWDKNFTENDLLVRIGKHSRTRYERSIEKISMLEKIYIHPRYNWRENLDRDIALLKLKKPIIFSDYIHPVCLPDKETAIRLLRAGYKGRVTGWGNLKEMWTSSVTEVQPSVLQVVNLPIVERPVCRASTRIRITDNMFCAGFKPNEGKRGDACEGDSGGPFVMKSPFNNRWYQMGIVSWGEGCDRDGKYGFYTHVFRLKKWIQKVIDQSGS, from the exons ATGGCGCACATCCGAGGCCTGTGGGCAGCGGGCTGCCTGGCCCTCGCTGTCCTGTTGAGCCTGGTGCGCAGCCAGCATG TGTTCCTGGCCCCTCAGCAAGCATTGTCGCTGCTCCGGCGGGTCCCACGCGCCAAcagtggcttcctggaggagttgCGCAAGGGGAACCTGGAGCGAGAGTGTGTGGAGGAGCAGTGCAGCCACGAGGAGGCTTTTGAGGCCCTGGAGTCTGTCACCATCACG GAGATGTTCTGGAGCAAGTACATAG CTTGTGAGTCGGTGAGGAAACCTCGAGAAAAGCTCATTGAATGTCTGGATG GCAGCTGTGCGGAAGGTCTGGGTATGAACTACCGGGGGAACGTGAGCGTCACCCGCTCAGGCATCGAGTGTCAGCTCTGGAGGAGTCGCTACCCACATAAGCCTGA CATCAACTCTACCACCCACCCGGGGGCCGACCTGCAGGAGAACTTCTGCCGTAACCCGGACGGCAGCACCAGTGGGCCCTGGTGCTACACCACAGATCCCACTGTTCGGATGGAGGAGTGCAGCGTCCCTGTCTGCG GCCAGGGGGGCGTCACTGTGCCCGCGACCCCGCGCTCCAGAGGCTCCACCGTGAATCTGTCACCCCCATCGGACGCCTGCATCCCTGAGCGTGGCCGGTACTACCAGGGTCGCCAGGCGGTGACCGCGCATGGGTCCCCCTGCCTGGCCTGGGCCAGCAGTCAGGCCAAGGCCCTGAGCAAGGACCAGGACTTCAACCCTGCCGTGCCGCTGGTGGAGAACTTCTGCCGCAACCCGGACGGGGACGAGGAGGGCGCGTGGTGTTACGTGTCGGAGGAGCCCGGTGGCTTCGAGTACTGCGACCTGGACTACTGCG AGGAGCCGGTGGAGGAGGTGGATGAGGACGCGCTGTCGGTGGACCCGGACGCGGCTATCGAGGGGCGCACCGGTGAGGGGGAGTTCCAACCCTTCTTCAACGAGAAGACCTTTGGCGCTGGGGAGGCAG ACTGTGGGCTGCGGCCTCTGTTCGAGAAGAAGTTGGTGAAGGACAAAACGGAACACGAGCTTCTGGAATCCTACATCGACGGGCGCATCGTGAAGGGTTGGGACGCGGAGATTGGCCTTGCACCCTG GCAGGTGATGCTTTTCCGGAAGAGTCCCCAGGAGCTGCTGTGTGGAGCTAGTCTCATCAGTGACCGCTGGGTCCTCACTGCTGCCCACTGTCTCCTGTACCCACCTTGGGACAAGAACTTCACCGAGAATGACCTTCTGGTGCGCATCGGCAAGCACTCCCGCACTAG GTATGAGCGAAGCATCGAGAAGATCTCCATGCTGGAAAAGATCTACATCCACCCCAGGTACAACTGGAGGGAGAATCTGGACCGAGACATAGCCCTGCTAAAGCTCAAGAAACCCATCATCTTCAGCGACTACATCCATCCTGTGTGCCTGCCTGACAAGGAAACTGCAATCAG aCTGCTCCGCGCCGGATACAAAGGTCGGGTGACCGGCTGGGGCAACCTGAAGGAGATGTGGACGTCCAGCGTCACCGAGGTGCAGCCCAGCGTCCTGCAGGTGGTGAACCTGCCCATCGTGGAGCGGCCCGTGTGCAGGGCCTCCACTCGGATCCGCATCACCGACAACATGTTCTGTGCCG GTTTCAAGCCCAATGAAGGGAAACGAGGGGACGCTTGTGAAGGCGACAGTGGGGGACCCTTTGTCATGAAG AGCCCCTTTAACAACCGCTGGTATCAAATGGGCATCGTCTCATGGGGTGAAGGCTGTGACAGGGATGGAAAATACGGCTTCTACACACACGTGTTCCGCCTGAAGAAGTGGATACAGAAGGTCATCGATCAGTCTGGAAGTTAG